The Klebsiella africana sequence ATAATGCGCTGATTGGGCCGCTGGCGGCGCAGCATCAGGCGTTTAATCAGGCATGGACGGCAGCGGTCAACGCTACCCGTTAATGCTTCATCTGGCTGACGTTGGCTGCGGCGAACGGGCAGGATGATGGACAGGATGCAAAAAGAACCCGGGGAGGGCGATTGCCGCCGCCACCCGGGTTTTTTTATGGCTTATTTAACCTGCGGATTGACGCAGTTTTTCTCAACGGTACCGTTCAGGGCATCGATCAGGTTGTCCACCGCGCAGGCCGCCATGTTGTAGCGCGTCTCATGGGTGGCAGAGCCGATATGCGGCAGCGCGACAACGTTCGGTAAGCTCAGCAGCGGTGAGTCTTTGGCCAGCGGTTCGTGCTCGAACACATCAAGACCGGCAGCGTGAATCTCACCGGCCTGCAGGGCGGCGATCAGCGCCTGCTCGTCCACTACCGGACCACGCCCGGCGTTAATGAAGATGGCAGAAGATTTCATTTTGGCAAACTGCGCCTGACCGAACAGATGGTGGGTCTCTTCGCTCAGGGGCAGGATCAGGCAGACGAAATCGGCTTCCTGCAGCAGGGTATCGAGATCGCAATAGCGGGCGTTGAAGCGCTCTTCCGCCTGCGGATGCTGGCGGCGGGCGTTATACAGGATCGGCATGCCGAACCCGAAGTGGGCGCGCTGCGCCAGCGCCATACCGATGCGGCCCATGCCGACGATACCTAAGGTTTTATGGTGAACATCGGTGCCGAACCAGTCCGGGCCAATGCTCTTCGTCCACTCGCCCGCTTTGACGCGCTCCGCCACTTCCACCACCCGGCGCGCGGTGCTCAGCACCAGCGCCATGACCGTATCGGCGACGGTCTCGGTCAGTACGGTCGGGGTATGCATCAGCAGCACCCGGCGGGCGTTCAGCGCCTCGACGTCGAAGTTATCATAGCCAACAGAAACAGTGGAGGTCGCACGCAGCTTCGGCATTTTCTCCAGCAGCGCGGCGTCAACCTTTTCACTGGAGCCCAGGAGGCCTTCAGCCTGGGCAAAGGCCTCTGCGTGCTGCGAAACGGTCTCCGGCCGCAGGTTTTTCACCTGAGTGACGGAAAAGTGCTCCTCCAGACGCTGTAGCAGGTCGTCGGGAAGTGTTTTATAGAGAATGACAGACGGCTTCATGCGAATCTCCGTAGTGTGAGTCGTTCAGGCGTGATGAGCGCCAAGTGGAAGGTTTTGATTATTAGCAGGCTTAACAATCAAAGTCAGCCATACTGACGCGAAAAGCGCCACCCCCATGAATATATAGGAGGCTGCGGGGCTGCCGGTGGCACCGTTCAGGTAGCCGACAAACCACGAGCCGAAGAAGGAGCCCAGAGCACCCATACTGTTGATCAGCGCCATGGCCCCACCGGCGACGTTGCGCGGCAGCATTTCCGGAATAATGGCGAAGAAGGGGCCGTAAGGCGCATACATTGCCGCCCCGGCTATCACCAGCAGGGTGTAGGAGACCCAAAAGTGGTTAGCACCGACCGCCCAGGAGCCGATGAAGGCCAGCCCGCCAATCAGCAGCAGCGGCCAGACGAACAGTTTACGGTTCTGCAGTTTATCCGAGGCCCAGGAAACCACGATCATGGCGATAGTGGCCGCCAGGTACGGGACGGAAGAGAGCCAGCCCACTTCCACCATCCCCATATTCTCACCGCCGCTGCGGATAATCGACGGCAGCCACAGTACAAAGCCGTATACGCCGATACTCCAGGCAAAGTACTGGGCACAGAGCAGGATCACATTGCGGGAGCGGAAGGCCTCGCCATAGTTACGCACCGCTTTAATGCCCTGCTGTTCACGATCCAGTTGTTCCTGCAGCGCGGCTTTTTCACTCTCTGCCAGCCAGCCCACCTGTGATGGTTTGTCTTTTACCAACACCCACCAGCAGAAGGCCCAGATCACCGCCGGGATGCCTTCGAAGATGAACATTTCCCGCCAGCCAAAAGCCTGAATCAGATAGCCGGAGACCACCGACATCCACAGGACTGTCACCGGGTTACCGAGGATCAGGAAGGTGTTAGCGCGAGAGCGCTCTGATTTAGTGAACCAGTTGCTGATATAGATAAGCATCGCCGGCATCACCGCGGCTTCGACGACGCCGAGGATAAAGCGAATCGCCGCCAGCGCCGGGATATTATGCACAATACCGGTCAGGGAGGCGCAACCGCCCCACAGGATCAGGCAGATAAAGATCAGTTTGCGAACGCTGCGGCGCTCTGCATAGATAGCGCCGGGGATCTGGAAGAAGAAGTAGCCGAGGAAAAACAGGGCCCCCAGAAGGGAAGAGATCCCCTTGGTGATCCCCAAATCTTCGGTAATGCCAGCCGCGGAGGCGAAGCTGAAATTGGCACGATCGAGGTACGCCAGGCTGTACGTGATAAACACGATCGGCATGATGTACCACCAGCGTTTTGTTGCATTTGTTGAACTATTCATAGGCTTGCCTCTGTCAATGAGGTGACATACGTCCGCCGAAACGGACGCTGCTGTGCCGCGCTGCAGGTAGGGTACAGGACGGCTGTTATTGTTGCGTATAAACGTTATTCATCCAGCGCGTCGCGGGTGGGTAAACCTTCACTGTCGCCCTGGACCTGAATCGCCAGCGAACCGATTTTATTGCCGCGGTTCACCGCCTGAAGCAGGGTTTTGCCTTCCAGCAGGGCGCTGATCACCCCGACGGCAAAGCCGTCGCCGGCGCCGACGGTATCGACGACGTTATCGACTTTAATCGCATCAACCGTTCCCTGCTCGCCGCTGGCGCTCTTGAACCAGGCGCCGTCGCAACCCGTTTTAATGACTACCGCTTTGACGCCGCGGGAGAGATAGAAATCGGCAATTCCTTCCGGAGTCTGCTGGCCGGTAAGAATCACGCCCTCTTTTAAGCCTGGCAAAACCCAGTCAGCCTGGAAGGCGAGACGGTTGAGTTTCTCTACCATCTCGGCTTCGCTTTTCCACAGCACCGGGCGCAGATTGGGGTCAAAAGAGAGGGTTTTTCCCTCGGCTTTCATCACTCTTGCCGCGTGCTCCAGCAGCGCGTAAGAGCTTTCAGAGAGCGCAGCGGCCACACCGCTCAGGTGCAGATGGCGGGCGCTGGTAAAATAGTCTGCGCGGAAATCGTCCGGCGACAGGTGGCTGGCGGCAGAGCCTTTGCGGAAATACTCCACAATGGGATCGGTTCCATTCTCGACTTTCGATTTCATCTGAAAGCCGGTAGCGAAGCGGTTGTCGATGGCCACAGCGTGGCTATCGATCCCTTCTTTCGCCAGCGAATTGAGCACGAAGCGACCAAAGCTGTCGTTGCCGACGCGGCTCACCCAGCCGACCTTTAGCCCCAGGCGGGCGAGGCCGGTGGCGACGTTTAGCTCGGCCCCGGCAACGCGTTTCATGAAATGCTCCACCTCGGCCAGGTCGCCAGTCTCGGTGGCGACAAACATGGCCATGGCTTCGCCGATGGTGATGACATCTAAATTTTCCACGGCTTAATCCTCACGTAACAGGTTGACGTAGCGGCGGGTCACGGCCGTCAGGTCATGGCCAGTCAGCGGAAACTCGATCCCACGCGGCGCATCGGCGGGAAGATTATCGAGCAGGGCCAGCCAGCGTTCGGCAGCCTGATCCGGCGGTACCGCGCGGAATTTCTCATGATGAGGCTCCGCCGCTTTAACATGAATATAGCTGACCGCTGGCGCAAGATGGCGGGCCGCCTCTTCCGGCGAGTCGCCGACCCACAGCCAGTTGCCCATATCAAAGGTGAGGGTGATCGGCAGCTGATGGACCCGGCAGGCGGCTTTGAAGCGCTGCATCGGCGCCAGCTGGCCGCAGTCGGTCTGGTCATTCTCTACCACCAGCGCCATGCCGCTGTCGCTGAGGATCGCGCGCAGGGTGTCCAGCTGTTGATTGTGAAGGAAATGGCCGAGAGAGAGTTTCAGCCACAGAGCATTCAGGGTCTGTGCTTCCGCGAGCAGCGACGGGAGTTGCGGGTTAAGCTCGCCGTTGTCGCTGAACAGCGCCTGTGGCGCGGAGTAACAGACCAGCAGGCCGTGGCGCTCAATGGTGGCCGCCAGCGCTGGCAGGGCATTGAGCTCTTCCGCGCTGAACAGTTCGCGGCGGATTTCGACGCCGTCCGCGCCGGCGTCGGCGATAAACGGCAGGACGGCGGCCTGCCCGCCTAAGGATTTAACATGGTCGTTACCATATGCAGCGGTAACGACAATAATTTTTCTGGCCATCGCGCTCTTACTCCCGGCGTTTGTTGCTTAATCTCCTTATTACGCTAGATGGTATCGGTTCCATAAGAAAGGGCGAGATGTTTAATTTATGATCGGCATCACGAAGGAGCGTTAACGGGAGGTTGATCCGCGGACGATAAGCTCGCCGGAAAATACCCGCTCGCGGATAGGATCGTTAGTGCCGGCAATGCGCCGAATCACCTGTTCCACCGCCGCGTAGCCGATCTGCCACGTCGGTTGTTTGAGGGTAGTAATACCGACGCCGGCCAGCTCCGCCCACTCCAGTTCGTCGAAGCCCAGCAGGCCGATATCGCTGCCCCAGATCAGGCCGACGCGCTTCAGGGCGCGGGCCACCTGCAGCGTCAGTGCGCCGTTAGCGGAGATCACCGCTTTGCGCATCCCGCGGTGGCGGGCATGGAACTGGCGCAGGACATTATCCAGCATCGCGCCGTCGTTGAGCTGCACCTCGGCGTTTTCGGCCACCACGCCGTGATGGCGGGCGAGCGTGGCGCGGAAAGCGCTCAGGCGCTCGCGGCGGGTATTCACCGAGCCCAGCGGTTCGCTGAGAAACAGGATGGCCTCAAAACCTTTTTCCACCAGGTGTTCGGTGGCGGTGGTGGCCGCCTGGGCGTTATCAAGCCCGACCACATCGCAGGCGAAATCGGGGATTTTACGGTCAATCAGCACCATCGGCAGGGCCGACTGCTGCAGGCGATTCAGGCCATCCTCCCGCATGCCGACCGCGTTGACGACAATACCCTCCACCTGGTAGCTGCGCAGCAGGTCCAGGTAGTGCAGCTCCTGATCCAGCTCGTTATTGGTGTTACATACCAGCAGGGTGAAGCCTTTTTCCCGGCAGGCCGCTTCAATGCCGCTCATGACATTGACCGAGTAGGGATTGGTGATATCGGCGATGATCAGGCCAATAAGTCGGGTTCGGCCGTGCTTGAGACCGCGGGCCATCAGGCTGGGGCGATAGTCGAGTTCGGCAATGGCTTTTTCAATACGAGATAACAGGTCGTCGGAAAGCAGATGCTTTTCGCCGTTAAGATAACGTGAAATGCTGGTTTTGCCGGTCTTTGCGGCTTTCGCCACATCGCTAATGGTTGCACGCGCCGCTTTCGCCATGGTGGCTTCCTTTGCTGAAAATCTGCCAACACCTTAGCGCGAAAAATAGCGATATCAAGCATTTTGCCCGGCAGAGGCGCTGCCGGGCGATATGAAGATGCGCTTACTGCAGCGGGCTGAGGGTGATTTCCACGCGACGGTTCTGCGCTTTGCCTTCCGCCGTGCTGTTGCTGGCGATCGGATTCGCCGGGCCCATGCCGGTGGTGCGAATGCGGTTGGCCGCCACGCCCTGGGTGATCAGCGCGCTGGCGACGCTGTCCGCACGCTGCTGCGACAGACGCATGTTCAGATCCTTGCTGCCGGTGCTATCGGTGTAGCCGACGACGTTAACGGCGGTTTTTTCATACTCCTTCAGCACCATGGCCACGCCGGTCAGGGTGTTGGCGCCGGCCGGCTTCAGGTTGGCGCTGTTGCTGTCGAAGGTGACGTTATTCGGCATGTTCAGCACGATGTTGTCGCCATTTCGCGTCACGCTGACCCCGGTTCCCTGCATTTTTTCCCGCAGCTTCGCTTCCTGCACGTCCATGTAGTAACCGATGCCGCCGCCGAGCGCCGCGCCGGCCGCTGCGCCAATCAGCGCGCCTTTGCCGCGATCGTGTTTGGAAGAGGAAAGCGCGCCGACGCCTGCGCCCACTAAAGAGCCAATGCCTGCGCCAATACCGGATTTACCCGCTTCACGCTCACCGGTATAGGGGTTGGTGGTGCAGCCAGAAATCGCCAGGGTGCCGCTGACCAGCGCCGCAATCATAAGTACGCGTTTTTTCATTTAATGTCCTTAATCCTTTTTATTCTTTGTCACAGCGAACGTGACGGTTGATTATGACGCGCGATTACGGAGAAAATTCCCCGGATACCATCTCATTTTGTAAATAACATTGAACGGTGCCCATCACGCCGTCATCACACCTGCATTCGCTGACCAGGAGCCGCCCTTGCCAACCTCATCTGCAACTAAAACCATCTTAACCGCCGCCCACTGGGGGCCGATGCTGGTGGAAACGGACGGAGAAAACGTCCTCTCTTCCCGCGGCGCGTTGGCGACACCGTTTGCCAATTCGCTGCAAACGGCAGTACGCGATCAGGTGCACAGCAAAACCCGCGTGCGCTACCCGATGGTGCGCAAAGGCTTTCTCGCCTCCCCGGACCAACCCCAGGGGATCCGCGGCCAGGATGAATTTGTGCGGGTGAGCTGGGATCAGGCGCTGGATTTAATTGATGCCCAGCACCGCCGCATTCGTGACAGCTACGGTCCGGCTTCCATTTTTGCCGGTTCCTACGGCTGGCGCTCTAACGGCGTATTGCATAAGGCGGCGACGCTGCTGCAGCGCTATATGAGCCTGGCGGGCGGCTATACTGGCCATCTTGGCGATTATTCCACCGGCGCGGCGCAGGCGATCATGCCCTACGTCGTGGGCGGCAATGAGGTATATCAGCAGCAGACCAGCTGGCCGCTGGTGCTCGAGCATAGCGAGGTGGTGGTGCTGTGGAGCGCCAATCCGCTGAACACGCTGAAAATTGCCTGGAACGCCTCCGATGAGCAGGGGATCCCGTGGTTTGACCGGTTGCGTCAGAGCGGCAAGCGTCTGATCTGCATCGATCCCATGCGATCGGAAACCGTCGATTTCTTTGGCGACGCGATGGAGTGGATCGCCCCGCATATGGGCACCGACGTCGCGCTGATGCTGGGGATCGCCCATACGCTGGTGGAAAATGGCTGGCAGGATGATGCGTTTCTTACCCGCTGCACCAGCGGCTACGACATCTTTGCCCGCTATCTGACCGGTGAAAGCGACGGCGTAGCGAAAACCGCCGACTGGGCAGCGGCAATCTGTGGCGTTGAAGCAGATAAGATCCGTGAACTGGCGAAACTTTTCCACGAAAATACCACTATGCTGATGGCCGGCTGGGGTATGCAGCGTCAGCAGTATGGCGAGCAGAAACACTGGATGCTGGTCACCCTGGCCGCCATGCTGGGTCAGATTGGCACCCCCGGTGGCGGGTTTGGTCTTTCCTACCATTTCGCCAACGGCGGTAACCCAACGCGCCGCGCGGCGGTGCTGGGCTCGATGCAGGGGAGCGTGGCGGGCGGTGTGGATGCCGTGGAGAAGATCCCGGTCGCGCGGATCGTCGAGGCGCTGGAAAATCCGGGGGCGGAGTATCAGCACAACGGCATGGCGCGCCGCTTCCCCGATATTCGCTTTATCTGGTGGGCCGGCGGCGCCAACTTTACCCATCATCAGGACACCAACCGGCTGATTCAGGCGTGGCAGAAACCAGAGCTCATCGTCATTTCCGAATGCTTCTGGACCGCCGCCGCGCGCCATGCCGATATCGTCCTGCCGGCGACCACCTCGTTTGAGCGCAACGATCTGACCATGACCGGGGACTACAGTAATCAGCATCTGGTGCCGATGAAGCAGGTGGTTGCCCCGCGAGATGAAGCGCGCGACGATTTCGCGGTCTTTGCCGACCTCAGCGAACGCTGGGAAACGGGGGGCCGCGAACGCTTCACCGAAGGGAAGAGTGATTTGCAGTGGCTGGAGACCTTCTATCAGATGGCCTCCCGGCGCGGCGCCCAGCAGCAGGTGACGCTGCCGCCGTTTGCCGAATTCTGGCAGGCTAATCAGCTGATTGAGATGCCGGAGGAGCCGGAGAATGCCCGTTTTGCGCGTTTCGCGGCCTTCCGCGCCGATCCCCAGGCTAACCCACTGAAAACGGCGAGCGGTAAAATAGAGATCTACTCGCCGGCCATCGCCGCTTTTGGCTACGCTGACTGCCCGCCGCACCCGATGTGGCTGGAGCCCGACGAGTGGCACGGCAACGCTGAAGACGGGCAGCTGCAGCTGCTGTCAGCCCATCCGGCCCACCGTCTGCATAGTCAACTGAATCATACCGCGCTGCGCGAACGCTATGCCGTCGCCGGGCGCGAACCGTTGACTATTCATCCGCAGGATGCGCAGGCGCGCGGGATTGTCGATGGCGATCTGGTGCGGGTATGGAACGCCCGCGGTCAGGTGCTGGCCGGCGCCGTGGTGACGGAGGGGATCCGCCCGGGGGTGATTTGCCTGCATGAAGGGGCGTGGCCCGACCTGGATCCGCAGGTGGGCATCTGCAAAAACGGGGCGGTGAACGTCTTAACCAAAGATATCCCGACATCCCGGCTCGGCAACGGCTGTGCCGGGAACACCGCCCTGGCGTGGCTGGAGAAATATACCGGCCCGGCGCTGCCGCTTACAGCTTTTGAACCGCCGGCCAGCGCATAATCCACGTCGGGTGCTGAGTGTCGTCCTGCCATGCGCAGTCTTCAATCCGGAAGCCCTGCGCATGGTAGAAGCTGACCGCCGATTCGTTCTTCTGGTAAACCTCGAGGCTCAGCCAGGCGTAATGCTGTTTGACTTCATCCAGCAGCGCCCGGCCAATGCCCTGGCGGATGGCGTCCGGCGCGACAAACAGCGCGCCGACGAAGCGGGAGTCCAGCACGCTAACAAAGCCTTTTAATTCACCGTCTTGCTCCCAGACCCAGGTGCTGGCGGCGGGAAGATAGACATCCCTTACCACCGCGAGGCTGTCGCGCCAGTAGCTTTCGCTGATAAAAGGATGGGCATGAATCGTGCTTTCCAGCCACAGGGCCAGCAGCGGCGCGGTATCTTCAGTGTCCCACTTGCGGATCATCCTGACCTCCAGGGTGACAGAAGCAGCCGGTGACATGGTCGTTGACCAGCCCACAAGCCTGCATAAAGGAGTAACAGATTGTCGAGCCGACAAACTTAAAGCCGCGTTTTTTCAATGCTTTTGACAGCGCATCGGAGGCCGGCGTCGTGGTGGGGATTTCCGCCAGCGTCGCGGCGCGGGTCACCTGCGGCGCATTGTCGACGAAAGACCAGACAAAATCAGTGAACGACTCGCCATTTTCTTCCATCGCCAGATACGCCCGGGCGTTGCCGATAATGGCCTGAATTTTTCCCCGATGACGGATAATCCCGGCATTCTGCAGCAACTGCTCAACATCGTCTTCCCCCATTGCCGCCACGCGCACCGGATCGAACTGGTGAAAGGCCTGGCGGTAGTTCTGCCGTTTCTTTAACACCGTGATCCACGACAAACCGGCCTGCTGGCCCTCAAGGCAGATCATTTCAAACAATCGCCGGGATTCTCTTTGCGCGACGCCCCATTCGGTATCGTGATATTCAATATATAACGGATCCTGACTCACCCATCCGCAACGCTGCATAGCTATTTCTCCCTCTGCGCTAAAAAAGTGGACGCCCCGGCTTGACGGCTGAAAGATAAAGATAATAGTTAATACAGGGAAATCGTATCCCCAAAAAAAACACAGCAATATTGCCGATTCGGCTCTTTTCTGGAGTCGCATTAATGATAATAAAGAAATGCAATGGCCTCCGGGGGTTCTTGATCCCGGCGAGCGTATCCGTCTGGATGTCGTGTGTCTCTGGAGCGAATGCCTGGCAACAGGAATATATCGCTATCGATACAAAAAGTAATACGTCTGAACGCTATACCTGGGATAGCGATCACCAACCACGTTATGAAGATATTCTCGCCGAGCGGATGAAGTCCTCTGAGCCACCCGGCGGCCTGGCGCTAAACCAGGCCCTGGCACCGCCGGAGAGCAACCATGGTCTGAGCGTCGGCTGGAATTATCTGCTGGCGAATGGCATGACCTCCGGGCCGGTGGCCAGCCTGCGCAGCGACGCCACCACACCGACAGTGCGAAGCGTCGGCGAGACGGGGTATGTCAACACGCTCGGC is a genomic window containing:
- the ghrB gene encoding glyoxylate/hydroxypyruvate reductase GhrB, translated to MKPSVILYKTLPDDLLQRLEEHFSVTQVKNLRPETVSQHAEAFAQAEGLLGSSEKVDAALLEKMPKLRATSTVSVGYDNFDVEALNARRVLLMHTPTVLTETVADTVMALVLSTARRVVEVAERVKAGEWTKSIGPDWFGTDVHHKTLGIVGMGRIGMALAQRAHFGFGMPILYNARRQHPQAEERFNARYCDLDTLLQEADFVCLILPLSEETHHLFGQAQFAKMKSSAIFINAGRGPVVDEQALIAALQAGEIHAAGLDVFEHEPLAKDSPLLSLPNVVALPHIGSATHETRYNMAACAVDNLIDALNGTVEKNCVNPQVK
- a CDS encoding MFS transporter → MNSSTNATKRWWYIMPIVFITYSLAYLDRANFSFASAAGITEDLGITKGISSLLGALFFLGYFFFQIPGAIYAERRSVRKLIFICLILWGGCASLTGIVHNIPALAAIRFILGVVEAAVMPAMLIYISNWFTKSERSRANTFLILGNPVTVLWMSVVSGYLIQAFGWREMFIFEGIPAVIWAFCWWVLVKDKPSQVGWLAESEKAALQEQLDREQQGIKAVRNYGEAFRSRNVILLCAQYFAWSIGVYGFVLWLPSIIRSGGENMGMVEVGWLSSVPYLAATIAMIVVSWASDKLQNRKLFVWPLLLIGGLAFIGSWAVGANHFWVSYTLLVIAGAAMYAPYGPFFAIIPEMLPRNVAGGAMALINSMGALGSFFGSWFVGYLNGATGSPAASYIFMGVALFASVWLTLIVKPANNQNLPLGAHHA
- a CDS encoding sugar kinase; this encodes MENLDVITIGEAMAMFVATETGDLAEVEHFMKRVAGAELNVATGLARLGLKVGWVSRVGNDSFGRFVLNSLAKEGIDSHAVAIDNRFATGFQMKSKVENGTDPIVEYFRKGSAASHLSPDDFRADYFTSARHLHLSGVAAALSESSYALLEHAARVMKAEGKTLSFDPNLRPVLWKSEAEMVEKLNRLAFQADWVLPGLKEGVILTGQQTPEGIADFYLSRGVKAVVIKTGCDGAWFKSASGEQGTVDAIKVDNVVDTVGAGDGFAVGVISALLEGKTLLQAVNRGNKIGSLAIQVQGDSEGLPTRDALDE
- a CDS encoding sugar phosphate isomerase/epimerase family protein; amino-acid sequence: MARKIIVVTAAYGNDHVKSLGGQAAVLPFIADAGADGVEIRRELFSAEELNALPALAATIERHGLLVCYSAPQALFSDNGELNPQLPSLLAEAQTLNALWLKLSLGHFLHNQQLDTLRAILSDSGMALVVENDQTDCGQLAPMQRFKAACRVHQLPITLTFDMGNWLWVGDSPEEAARHLAPAVSYIHVKAAEPHHEKFRAVPPDQAAERWLALLDNLPADAPRGIEFPLTGHDLTAVTRRYVNLLRED
- a CDS encoding LacI family DNA-binding transcriptional regulator; its protein translation is MAKAARATISDVAKAAKTGKTSISRYLNGEKHLLSDDLLSRIEKAIAELDYRPSLMARGLKHGRTRLIGLIIADITNPYSVNVMSGIEAACREKGFTLLVCNTNNELDQELHYLDLLRSYQVEGIVVNAVGMREDGLNRLQQSALPMVLIDRKIPDFACDVVGLDNAQAATTATEHLVEKGFEAILFLSEPLGSVNTRRERLSAFRATLARHHGVVAENAEVQLNDGAMLDNVLRQFHARHRGMRKAVISANGALTLQVARALKRVGLIWGSDIGLLGFDELEWAELAGVGITTLKQPTWQIGYAAVEQVIRRIAGTNDPIRERVFSGELIVRGSTSR
- a CDS encoding OmpA family lipoprotein gives rise to the protein MKKRVLMIAALVSGTLAISGCTTNPYTGEREAGKSGIGAGIGSLVGAGVGALSSSKHDRGKGALIGAAAGAALGGGIGYYMDVQEAKLREKMQGTGVSVTRNGDNIVLNMPNNVTFDSNSANLKPAGANTLTGVAMVLKEYEKTAVNVVGYTDSTGSKDLNMRLSQQRADSVASALITQGVAANRIRTTGMGPANPIASNSTAEGKAQNRRVEITLSPLQ
- a CDS encoding molybdopterin guanine dinucleotide-containing S/N-oxide reductase, with the translated sequence MPTSSATKTILTAAHWGPMLVETDGENVLSSRGALATPFANSLQTAVRDQVHSKTRVRYPMVRKGFLASPDQPQGIRGQDEFVRVSWDQALDLIDAQHRRIRDSYGPASIFAGSYGWRSNGVLHKAATLLQRYMSLAGGYTGHLGDYSTGAAQAIMPYVVGGNEVYQQQTSWPLVLEHSEVVVLWSANPLNTLKIAWNASDEQGIPWFDRLRQSGKRLICIDPMRSETVDFFGDAMEWIAPHMGTDVALMLGIAHTLVENGWQDDAFLTRCTSGYDIFARYLTGESDGVAKTADWAAAICGVEADKIRELAKLFHENTTMLMAGWGMQRQQYGEQKHWMLVTLAAMLGQIGTPGGGFGLSYHFANGGNPTRRAAVLGSMQGSVAGGVDAVEKIPVARIVEALENPGAEYQHNGMARRFPDIRFIWWAGGANFTHHQDTNRLIQAWQKPELIVISECFWTAAARHADIVLPATTSFERNDLTMTGDYSNQHLVPMKQVVAPRDEARDDFAVFADLSERWETGGRERFTEGKSDLQWLETFYQMASRRGAQQQVTLPPFAEFWQANQLIEMPEEPENARFARFAAFRADPQANPLKTASGKIEIYSPAIAAFGYADCPPHPMWLEPDEWHGNAEDGQLQLLSAHPAHRLHSQLNHTALRERYAVAGREPLTIHPQDAQARGIVDGDLVRVWNARGQVLAGAVVTEGIRPGVICLHEGAWPDLDPQVGICKNGAVNVLTKDIPTSRLGNGCAGNTALAWLEKYTGPALPLTAFEPPASA
- a CDS encoding N-acetyltransferase codes for the protein MIRKWDTEDTAPLLALWLESTIHAHPFISESYWRDSLAVVRDVYLPAASTWVWEQDGELKGFVSVLDSRFVGALFVAPDAIRQGIGRALLDEVKQHYAWLSLEVYQKNESAVSFYHAQGFRIEDCAWQDDTQHPTWIMRWPAVQKL
- the tag gene encoding DNA-3-methyladenine glycosylase I, with the translated sequence MQRCGWVSQDPLYIEYHDTEWGVAQRESRRLFEMICLEGQQAGLSWITVLKKRQNYRQAFHQFDPVRVAAMGEDDVEQLLQNAGIIRHRGKIQAIIGNARAYLAMEENGESFTDFVWSFVDNAPQVTRAATLAEIPTTTPASDALSKALKKRGFKFVGSTICYSFMQACGLVNDHVTGCFCHPGGQDDPQVGH
- a CDS encoding autotransporter outer membrane beta-barrel domain-containing protein, giving the protein MSCVSGANAWQQEYIAIDTKSNTSERYTWDSDHQPRYEDILAERMKSSEPPGGLALNQALAPPESNHGLSVGWNYLLANGMTSGPVASLRSDATTPTVRSVGETGYVNTLGWRMDYQSLWGVHPWAQVSYNQSLASDGWTPSSRTREGGWGDVTLGADMRLGSHVAAWATLSQADNVPSGENTLYLMGVSANF